The window taatattgaaagtattaatattattactataacaattatagtttaacttataattaaatttattatattagatattaacattacatgttattaattatatgatatatatatatatatatatatatatatatatatatatatatatatatatatatatatatatatatatatatatatatatatatatagtaataataataataattcttaacgtcaatacttaataataataattcttatttcaaatgattaaattttattattttcaattattatatttattcacatttatatatttatacacctgtacatatttatttacaaataattgttcgttaatcgtcggacatagttaaaggttaactgaatctatgtaaacagttcaagaattcttgagactcaactttacaaactttgtttatcgtgtcggaatcatagtaagattaagtttaaatttggtcagaaattttcgggtcgtcacaaataataGCAAATAAAAATGAAATTTGAGTTGTAGATCGATGAGGAAGACctcttatgctctgataccaactgaaatattttTTTAACTCAATTCGCGTGTGTTAGATGCTAAGTTGATGacagtagatgtatatatgtatgtatatatttcgtGTATAATATGATGAATAAGCATGATGaatgatgagatgatgatgaagatcatGAGCAGGTGTTTGACAATCTCTTAGAGTCACAAGTTATATGGTTACAATTAGGAGGTAGTTTGTTACAAGATTGAGAACATGTATTTAATCAAGGTGAAGCAATATGTGTAAAGTGTCGGAAGTTATCAAACCCTAGGTGTGGTAATGGTATTTATGCTTCATACCATCACTACTTACATCACTAACAATCAATAGAACATACACTATATATTTAACTCCTAACAAGTTAGACAATGATTTTGTATTACACAATAAGAATTCACTACAAAAAAAGTTTCATCGTTTGCTGAAAAATGTTATCGCTTCTATGATAGAGTTGCCAGCTCATAATATATTTTTCTAACCATTGACaattaatttagatttaaaaaaaaattacatccAGCTACGTCGCGGGTTTCTTACCTAGTTAGAACCAAACAATATAGTAGCAAACGTTAGCAATGGGTTTAAAGTACCCGGTGTGAACTTCCTAGCAAACAACACACACATAGGTGTTGTCTTACCATTATAAACGCATCCAGTTGAACCAAATCGAATTGAATTCAACAGCTCTTCTGTAATCTCATCCATCTGAAAATTTCTCGGATGCGCGCCCCCTTTTGACCAGTCAACATAAGTTAGAGTACGGTTCGAGTTCATTATCCCATATAACTTGTTTACCATAGTCGGCAAGTAATGTTCATCATTGTAACATGGTGGACGACAATATTCTTTGAACAAGTTGTAGTATTTTTGATCAACAATGATCCCAAGTGCAAGATCGCGATTAACTTCAAACCATTGAGACCCTTTTCGCCAATCTTGGATGGTAACGTTAGGCGACATTTGAGGATTATAGCGACCACGTCCTACATTGCCTATTTCGTCAAAAGAACATAAGTAGCTTGTGTTAGAGTTAATGAGATTGTTGTAGATTGTTGTGAAGTTGAACAACGGGATGCAAGAATCGGATAATAGCACAAATCTTTGATTTGAAGGGTCAAGTAGAGCATTTGTTAGTAGTCTTCTTTCAGCATCTATCATTGAAATACCACCCCATTTAACCGGCTACAAGATAATAATACAAGGGGTCAAGTattcagtttaataaaagtataggAAGCATATGTATAATAGTAGAAAAAAtagattaattaatttaattataagaGATTACATATAGTTATGTGTTTCTTTAATTTGTTTGTTGCATACAGTTTTTTGTGGCATTAGTGTTTTGTTATTCAATGATGCATTTGTTTTAGTTTTTTGGTGTTTTGTTAATGTATTTATGGACATATAAGTCAGTAGTCAATGTATGCCGTTCGAGTAGACCTCTTGGATCCACTCAAATTGAATAATAGAATCTGTATCAGTTGTAATTTCACTAGATATATCGTCAAatctattttaatttaagttatgtCTTTTGCcgaatatgattactataaaataaatattacttaAATATAATTTATAAACAATCCCTAGTAAATCTGAATATCTTCTCTTAAGTACATCTCTAATTGAATGGATTGATAAATCTAGTTCAACTGAAAAGATAGATAAAGGCTTATCAGACCATTCTCAATCATGACATACTTTCTTACCAGGACTGAGTGCCACATCAACGCCGGATCAACGTCACATCAGCACTTCCTCACCAGAACTAAGTCATGACTAATTACTCCCAACAATCACACCTTTTCTCAAAACAACTTAACCCAATTTATAAATAAAATAGATTAATTTACTTATATTAAAGCATGATGTACAACATGTTTGTTCAAAGCTTCACGCTGGAATGTGGTGAAGTAGGATGAACATGACGAATAACATGATGGCTAGGGAATGCCAATGGAGCCCTCGAGGTCTAAATGAGGAATTGATGATGGCGGAAACCGTTGGGAATGGCCTCACATGCCCAACAATTTTTGCAAATTTATGTCTTGTTGATATATCATGTTCATTATATTTTATACGGATATTGGTCAAAATGCTCATAAATCTCAAATTGTTTGATGATATTCCTTTGAATATTCTTAATTTCCATTTTTATATCTAGCCATGAATCACGCACGGTGCGTGGTGGTTTGTGCGTGTTACAAAGCATTTATCGCAGACATCTTCTTCTACACGCAACACACACCAAATTACTAGCAACAAAGACCGTGTGCTCTTTTAAAAGGGCGTCCATGTCTATTTTTAACGCACAAAAACACACAAACACGCATGAAACATTTGATTTGCCATATTTTGTGcgctttttcaatttttatgcttGATCCCTACTTGATTTCGTAACACCTTCAATCCAGAAGCATTTGTAAACCCGTTTACAAATTATACTATGCATGAACGCATAAAATACCCCCGGTACACGTTTTTGTGACGAAAATTTGTCATAAAAGTTGTTGATCAAGAAATTGGACATTGTGACATCTTTCACAAAGTCTAATAATTAGGTATAATCAATATTTCGTTCGTTTGATTCGTTATTTCGGAAATACATTTCGTTCGAACACTTTATGTGCGTGTATGTAATATATATTAATTCTGAAATACATCACACACGATGTCTGTTGCGTTGTGCGAGTTGCGCGTGAAAATTATTGTAGCAGAGTAAACCAGCAACAATGTTAACACGCACCATGCGCGGACCACCACGCACCGTGTGTGGTGCGTGATTAGAGGCCAAAAATTCAGTGGCGGAAACAGAAATTTCTTTCAACGGGGGAAAAAAATTAAAAGCGTAGCAATtgttttgggcaaaatatgaatgcttttgagTAAAATTGGAGGTTTTTTGGTAGAATATGGAGGTTTTGGACAAAATAATGAGACTTTTGGATAAAATATAGAGGGTTTGATGGCAAAATAGAAAGCTtttgaacaaaaaaaaaatgtgagGGCAAAATTAAAAAAGTCCAAAAATATTGCACTAAAAACTTCGAATACTGTTGCTTACTACTTCCGCCAAAATATAATTTAAGAGCATATCCTTAAATACTTTCCGATTTAGGGTCATCTGAGTATCTGACCGATTTCCCTCTTTTACACTTTATACCTTTCAttttatcattaatcattaatcataataatcgtatacggagtatatattagcTTGTCTAGTGCCTCATTATTCCACGTAGCCTAAAATCACCTATATCAGTTATAAATCTGCCATTGATTTTtagtttaataatatataaatataaactatgGATATTTTGGAATTAGTTTACTTAAACATTTAGAGGCTACTAAAATTCACTCTGTTTATAACGAAAGCTTATTAAGACTAAGGATTTGTGTTATGAACCTCGTTTGTAGTTAAATTTTGTAGAACCTAACCTGACTAGTAATTCTTCGGCCGTAGAAGACAGAATCTTGTGGGATGGTGTCTGTGTACGAAGGATGAGTATGGACGTAGATGGAGAAAAGACCTTTATGCCCTTTAAAGAACAATTCCCACAAGGGTGCAAGTGGCAATGGCCCCGGGGTCAAGAACATAAACGCTACCTTAGAAGAAGGGGCATTAGCATTAGTAGTCGATATGTTGATCACACTCTTCACCAATTCTTGATCGTTGATATTGTGTACTATGGGCATTTGTTCTTCTAGTGAAATAGTCGTTGGCGAAAATAACAATGGTTGTGATAGATTCGAAGTTTGGGATGTTGGTGACGATGATATTGGGAGCGAAGAAAATGAATGGAAAATGGAAAAAATTGAAGTTTGAATGACAGAAGAGAAATTTTGTAGATAAAGGGCACAAACAATACCTATTGATAAGCCAATTGAAAAAATAAACAAGTGAAATAAAGAGTTTTTAGAATGAAAAATTTTCAAGATGTTGATGTGAAATGTATGTTTAGTATGAGCAGTCATGCTTATTTGTAATTTTGTATGAAGACTCATTCTACCTATAGTTgggtatttatttatatttaacttaAAATATATATGAAGGTACAGTTAAAATTTGATTTACTTAGATCATAAGTTATGGTATTAATTCTGAAACAAATATAAAAAGTACATGTGCCCATTTTGTTGTCAttagtttttctttttttttttttttttttttttggacaaaaATAGCGAAAACTTTATAGATGAGATCTTCATCGAAAGATGATCCAAATCGAAACGTACAATATAAAACTGGACGGGCTCAAAACTAGTAAACATCACAAATAGACGTTAACTCCAACCGAGCCATGCTATGACAACTAAACAAAAACACTTAAAACCAAACCAAAATACGAGACTAATAAACGCAAAGTGATAAAACTATTACACAACAACAAAGACATAAAAATAATAAGGACATTGAAATTAAAAAGGCCTGTTATTATTGTCATTAGTTACTCAGTGTATGTCAAACATCATAAATTTGCTATCATTTATGTTCACAAGGTGACACAACTAGTAAAGATTTACCTACAaactcatattttttttttttttttgtaagcgaggaaactctcctatgaacgagcacattggctccctcatagaaggtaaaacctcaggtaatcaagccccccaagagcgagacctggtaccgagtgaattgcgcattatgcgcaccctttaGTAACACTCCCTTTTTAAATAATTTGGCATAGCCAGAAATTGAAAACTCATATTCACATCACATATTTTTACTAAACTACAGACTCAAATCAGTAAAAACTAGACTAGTTGTCCTTGGATCTATTCATATTATATGGATGAACTGATAATTTATTTGTTCAATTACCAATTGGTTAACAATTACTCTGAAAATGACGACAACAATAAGTTTGTGGTTATATAATAATATAAGGTACATAGGGAGTTCAACTTACGTTAATTATCActaattttttaaaaattaatttttaatacAGAAATAGATAAGTAATAAATAGCCTGAGTGAATTATGACATACGAATTATTTGTTGAGTACGGAGACCGTTATAGCTAGATTTTTCATTAAGACTATTAAAGTCAAAGTGTTTGAAGCTAATTGTGAAGGTTAATTTGGTTTAATTAAGAGTATAAATAGTATAATAATTGTACAAGTAACATAAATTAAGGAAAACATCATATTTGTAAGTATATTAAACAAGAATCTTAATTAATACTGCATGTCTAAGTCAAATACTTAAAGTTTCAACTTACTCAACGTTGTTGAGTACCATTGCATAAACTAGACTTTTCAAAAGTCAAAATGTTTGAATCTAATTTTTTATAcataaatttacttttaataacaatTAGGAGAGGGTACTTAAAGGTTTAAGTTAACTAAGATTATGAAAGGTATGTTTATGGCAAAGTGTTACACGTATATACAataaattaattaagttattaaattATACATGCCCAATTTAGATGAGGTGTTAAAAGGTATCAGGACAGCTTTGACATTTTGTCAAGTTCCTTTTATAGCTTTTTAGCCACATGATTACAAGAAACAAATCAAAATCATACAATAACCAAATGagtagcaaacaaatcatatacaaGGCAACAAATTTTTTAGTACTGAATTCTTTGTATCAACTGTATGATTGTAGTATAGTAATATTCCATTTAGTAGCCAAGATTAACAGCAAAACTACTTTGTATTAACAGACTAACAATATTTGTGCACGAAAATAGCACATTTGAAAAATTGTGTAGATTATTGTTTCCACAACGTTACAAGCTATGTACACAACAGCAATAGCACAGATGCAGCCAAATCCAAGGTACACTTTGCTTATGCCAAGTGTACTCACAAGGATCAGGAAACACAAGCCGATAAAGAAGTTTTTGTTATCTAGATCAACCATAAATTAACCATTCTGTCAGTAATAAAACTACAATAAAATAAAATACTCTATATTTGATTCATAATAACTAAACATACCCAATGCACGCCAAGTGATAAAGCAACCGCCTTTGCCCTGATTCTAGAGGCAAAGATCTGCGGTAGTAATAGGGCAGGGACTGGACCCGCACCAAGTGAAAATGCGACCACATACCTGTTTAATTATTTACCATGATCAATTAGATTAGATTAAGCATATAATATATTTTTACTTAAAAGAATCTATATTT of the Rutidosis leptorrhynchoides isolate AG116_Rl617_1_P2 chromosome 5, CSIRO_AGI_Rlap_v1, whole genome shotgun sequence genome contains:
- the LOC139849109 gene encoding glycosyltransferase BC10-like, which encodes MPIVHNINDQELVKSVINISTTNANAPSSKVAFMFLTPGPLPLAPLWELFFKGHKGLFSIYVHTHPSYTDTIPQDSVFYGRRITSQPVKWGGISMIDAERRLLTNALLDPSNQRFVLLSDSCIPLFNFTTIYNNLINSNTSYLCSFDEIGNVGRGRYNPQMSPNVTIQDWRKGSQWFEVNRDLALGIIVDQKYYNLFKEYCRPPCYNDEHYLPTMVNKLYGIMNSNRTLTYVDWSKGGAHPRNFQMDEITEELLNSIRFGSTGCVYNGKTTPMCVLFARKFTPGTLNPLLTFATILFGSN